One region of Camelina sativa cultivar DH55 chromosome 6, Cs, whole genome shotgun sequence genomic DNA includes:
- the LOC104790626 gene encoding uncharacterized protein LOC104790626, whose amino-acid sequence MATLDSPLEVLAFDYVNFVFNNLWTWIAVVTAAVSFWRIRSTTTTSGRGSRDEGFKDESPRDPQKPQATKAPLVVETRPPRVKVTETEDWSLLLCNDGVTKGKLTVYYEEEIDGERDEDGGETTAVKYGGGESGEWWERWERVVKMRNGDEGWYRYVDLTVINGSVVRLWDANGVRNGGWVSVERKECFS is encoded by the coding sequence ATGGCGACTTTGGATTCTCCGTTAGAGGTTTTGGCTTTCGACTACGTTAACTTCGTCTTTAACAATCTCTGGACATGGATTGCCGTCGTGACGGCCGCTGTTAGTTTTTGGCGTATCCGGTCCACTACCACAACCAGCGGCCGCGGCAGCAGAGACGAAGGTTTCAAAGATGAATCTCCTCGTGACCCACAGAAACCACAAGCGACAAAGGCTCCTCTCGTTGTGGAAACGAGACCTCCTAGGGTTAAGGTAACGGAGACAGAAGATTGGAGTTTGTTGTTGTGCAATGACGGAGTGACGAAGGGGAAGCTAACGGTGTACTACGAGGAAGAGATCGacggagagagagatgaagatggcGGAGAGACAACGGCCGTTAAGTATGGAGGAGGTGAGAGTGGAGAGTGGTGGGAGAGATGGGAGAGAGTGGTGAAGATGAGAAACGGAGACGAAGGTTGGTACCGTTACGTGGATTTAACGGTGATTAACGGAAGTGTTGTGAGGTTGTGGGATGCTAACGGAGTCCGTAATGGTGGTTGGGTTAGTGTGGAGCGTAAGGAGTGCTTTAGTTGA